Proteins found in one Sorghum bicolor cultivar BTx623 chromosome 1, Sorghum_bicolor_NCBIv3, whole genome shotgun sequence genomic segment:
- the LOC8054338 gene encoding UDP-glucuronate 4-epimerase 2 has protein sequence MAPQLTGAPGSAAASGGAAAVKPQFHHYHHHRLPPRHHHPSPTSLLSKLAFWSVCSLSLLLAFLLLSPAAPAPRAAPESPRRSLHASPSSTASWGGAAWEKKVRASARVRRSMGHSVLVTGAAGFVGCHAAAALRRRGDGVLGLDNFNDYYDTGLKRGRAALLARSGVYVVDGDIADAELLAKLFDVVPFTHVLHLAAQAGVRHALVDPMSYVRANVAGLVALLEAARAANPQPAIVWASSSSVYGLNSHVPFSEHDRTDRPASLYAATKKAGEEIAHVYNHIYGLSLTALRFFTVYGPWGRPDMAYFFFTRDILAGRPITVYESAGGGSHQTTISRDFTYIDDIVKGCVAALDTAGRSTGSGGKKRGTAPFRTYNLGNTSPVPVTQLVDLLEKLLKVKAVRKVVKMPRNGDVPYTHANVSLAQRELGYRPSTDLQTGLKKFVRWYLEYYHPELAEKQKLRTSSNGKGSRGRNGSSSSAR, from the coding sequence ATGGCGCCGCAGCTGACCGGCGCGCCCGGCTCGGCGGCCGCGTCTGGCGGCGCGGCGGCCGTCAAGCCGCAGttccaccactaccaccaccaccgcctgccCCCGCGCCACCACCACCCCTCGCCGACCTCGCTCCTCTCCAAGCTCGCCTTCTGGTCCGTctgctccctctccctcctcctcgccttcctcctcctctcccccGCGGCGCCCGCCCCGCGGGCCGCGCCCGAGTCGCCGCGCCGCTCCCTCcacgcctccccctcctccaccgcctcctGGGGCGGCGCCGCCTGGGAGAAGAAGGTGCGGGCGTCGGCGCGCGTCAGGCGCTCCATGGGCCACTCCGTCCTCGTCACGGGCGCCGCGGGCTTCGTAGGctgccacgccgccgccgcgcttcGCCGCCGAGGGGACGGCGTGCTCGGCCTCGACAACTTCAACGACTACTACGACACGGGCCTCAAGCGCGGCCGCGCCGCGCTCCTCGCCCGCTCCGGGGTCTACGTCGTCGACGGTGACATCGCTgatgccgagctcctcgccaagCTGTTCGACGTTGTGCCCTTCACACACGTCCTCCACCTCGCCGCGCAAGCGGGCGTGCGGCACGCGCTCGTGGACCCCATGTCTTATGTGCGCGCCAACGTTGCCGGTCTCGTGGCGCTGCTCGAGGCGGCGCGCGCGGCCAACCCTCAGCCCGCCATCGTCTGGGCCTCGTCGTCTTCGGTGTACGGGCTCAACTCCCATGTGCCTTTCTCCGAGCATGACAGGACGGATCGACCAGCCTCTCTCTATGCAGCCACCAAAAAGGCCGGTGAGGAGATCGCTCATGTCTACAACCACATCTATGGTCTGTCACTCACCGCCCTCAGATTCTTCACTGTGTATGGGCCATGGGGGCGTCCGGACATGGCCTACTTCTTCTTCACCAGGGACATCCTTGCTGGTCGGCCAATCACGGTCTATGAGAGTGCCGGTGGAGGTTCACACCAGACAACCATCTCCCGGGATTTCACCTACATTGATGACATTGTGAAGGGGTGTGTAGCGGCATTGGATACAGCTGGTCGGAGCACAGGCAGTGGAGGCAAGAAGCGAGGTACAGCACCGTTCAGGACATACAATTTGGGCAACACTTCACCTGTGCCTGTTACACAGCTAGTCGATTTGCTGGAGAAACTGCTGAAAGTGAAGGCTGTGAGGAAGGTTGTTAAGATGCCAAGGAATGGAGATGTGCCATACACGCATGCTAATGTAAGCCTTGCGCAGAGGGAGCTCGGTTACCGGCCATCCACAGATCTGCAAACAGGGCTCAAGAAGTTTGTGCGGTGGTATCTTGAGTACTACCATCCTGAGCTGGCTGAGAAGCAGAAGCTGCGTACCAGTAGCAATGGCAAGGGTTCACGTGGTCGGAATGGCAGCTCAAGTAGTGCAAGATGA
- the LOC8078845 gene encoding uncharacterized protein LOC8078845 codes for MSYYGDRRPESSIVEAFTLSPLPYPVILILLMVTLLLGVSWFFTYEDFIEEASQQLSWALLAVPIALVLLIRWISSVESFEGYFGFYPRESRWKGYERPPAEGSSPWGVAMVVLLLLVLASFHSTIQDMWRP; via the coding sequence ATGTCGTACTACGGCGACCGGCGCCCGGAGTCGTCGATCGTGGAGGCGTTCACGCTGTCGCCGCTGCCGTACCCGGTGATCCTGATCCTGCTCATGGTGACGCTCCTGCTGGGCGTCTCCTGGTTCTTCACCTACGAGGACTTCATCGAGGAGGCGTCGCAGCAGCTGAGCTGGGCGCTGCTGGCGGTGCCCATCGCGCTCGTCCTCCTCATCCGCTGGATTTCTTCCGTCGAATCCTTCGAGGGCTACTTCGGCTTCTACCCCAGGGAGAGCCGCTGGAAGGGCTACGAGCGGCCACCCGCCGAGGGCAGCTCGCCCTGGGGCGTCGCCATGGTcgtcctgctcctcctcgtGCTCGCCAGCTTCCACTCCACCATCCAGGACATGTGGAGGCCATGA